A segment of the Leptotrichia sp. oral taxon 215 str. W9775 genome:
AACCTGAAAAAGAAGATTATTCTTACCAAAGAAAAAAGAAAGTGAGGAACGGTCATACTGATAAATTTTAGTTAGTCTGTAATTTACTATTTTTTCCTTTATCTCCTTAATTAAAAAAGATAATCCTATTCCATCAATATATATCATATCTTATAATTCCTTTCAAATAATAAATAAAAATGGATAAAATCTTACATAGATTATATAAAATATTATCCATTTAAAGCATGTATTTAATTATACATAATTTCTTGTAACCATTATATCAGAAGCATCATCAATACTGATAACTTTTTCATCTCCGTCAACAAGCAGCATAATAATGTGTTTGTTAATATCAAGTATTTTGATAAGGGATTTTATAACAATTCCTTTTTCATTCAAATATTTTCTTATTGCGGGGCTCCCTTTAAAAGATGACACCTGAACAATATCTCCCTTTTCAAAGCTCAGTATGGATTCTGGCTGAATATCTTTTTTTACTTTATTAAGGTTATTTACAATTATCTTGAAAACTTCAACAAAAGTATTGAGTTTTTCTTTAGGAATTTCTGAAGTGACTTTTTCAAGAATGTTTGAATGAAAGTTTCCATGATATTTGTAAGCCAGAAGTCCTTTTTTAGATAACTGTACAAAAACTTTTCTTCTGTCACTTTCAGAACGGTTACGTTCTATAAAATATTTATCTGTCAGTTTATTTACTGCAACAGATGCTGTTCCCATTGTAATTCCAAGCTTATCAGCGAGCTCATTCATTGTAAGAGATTCTTCCCCAATTGCTTCAATTACGTGTAATTCAGTAGTAGTAAGACATTTTATAACCTGATTCAAGTTAATTTCCTCAATTTTATAATATGTCTTATAAAATTCATCTAGCAATGCTTCGATTTCTAAATACATTATGTACCTTCCTTTTCCTTCATTTTTAATATCGATTATTTTAAAGATTCTATTTTTTCCTTATAGTTTCCACTAAACACATAAGAACCGGCAACAAGGATATTTGCCCCTGCTTCCTTTACTTTTTTTGCAGTTTCGGCATTTATTCCACCGTCTACTTGAATATCTATCTCCTTATTAATATTACGTAATTCTTTAATTTTTTCTGTCATATCTTCTATAAATTTTTGTCCTCCAAATCCAGGATTAACTGTCATAATAAGTACCATATCAATATTTTTCAGATCGTACTTTATCATTTCCAGAGGAGTAGACGGATTTAGGGCAATTCCTACTTTTTTTCCATAGGATTTAATTAACTGCACTGTTCTGTTAAGATGTTTTGTGGCTTCAGCGTGAACAGTGATAATATCTGCACCTGCATCAACCATATCTTTTATGTACATATCAGGATTTTCAACCATAAGATGCACATCAAAAACAAGACTGCTATGTTTTCTTATTGCTGAAATAACAGGAGCTCCAAAACTTATATTAGGAACATAGTTACCATCCATAACATCAAGATGCAA
Coding sequences within it:
- a CDS encoding MarR family transcriptional regulator; its protein translation is MYLEIEALLDEFYKTYYKIEEINLNQVIKCLTTTELHVIEAIGEESLTMNELADKLGITMGTASVAVNKLTDKYFIERNRSESDRRKVFVQLSKKGLLAYKYHGNFHSNILEKVTSEIPKEKLNTFVEVFKIIVNNLNKVKKDIQPESILSFEKGDIVQVSSFKGSPAIRKYLNEKGIVIKSLIKILDINKHIIMLLVDGDEKVISIDDASDIMVTRNYV
- the rpe gene encoding ribulose-phosphate 3-epimerase, whose product is MERKIIIAPSLLAADFSNLREEISEVEKHGAEYLHLDVMDGNYVPNISFGAPVISAIRKHSSLVFDVHLMVENPDMYIKDMVDAGADIITVHAEATKHLNRTVQLIKSYGKKVGIALNPSTPLEMIKYDLKNIDMVLIMTVNPGFGGQKFIEDMTEKIKELRNINKEIDIQVDGGINAETAKKVKEAGANILVAGSYVFSGNYKEKIESLK